In a single window of the Schistocerca americana isolate TAMUIC-IGC-003095 chromosome X, iqSchAmer2.1, whole genome shotgun sequence genome:
- the LOC124555383 gene encoding 26S proteasome non-ATPase regulatory subunit 9: protein MSMMDTSNEVSREEVLQLIAEKESMEKQLLSLYSVLSKNGVGMTDPLVDSEDYPRSDIDVYEVRAARQRIICLRNDLRNMMVEIEEKLHALHAASKDSIEMCVPTERANTQPVAKVAWVAAHSPADRAGLIEGDEIVEFGSLNSSNFRSISDFSVVVQNSVGRKINVKLKRMGNFVNVHMIPASWSPGGGLLGCKIVELTENAM, encoded by the coding sequence ATGTCTATGATGGATACGTCGAACGAAGTATCACGAGAAGAGGTGCTGCAATTGATTGCAGAGAAAGAGAGTATGGAAAAGCAGTTACTTTCTTTATATTCTGTGTTATCAAAGAATGGGGTTGGAATGACAGACCCTCTCGTTGATTCAGAAGACTACCCAAGGTCTGACATAGATGTGTATGAAGTAAGAGCAGCAAGGCAGAGAATAATATGCCTTCGAAATGATCTAAGAAACATGATGGTAGAAATTGAAGAAAAGCTGCATGCTCTCCATGCCGCATCGAAAGACAGTATAGAAATGTGTGTTCCAACAGAACGAGCAAACACACAGCCTGTCGCAAAAGTAGCCTGGGTTGCTGCACATTCTCCAGCAGATCGTGCAGGCCTTATTGAAGGCGATGAAATAGTGGAATTTGGTTCACtgaatagtagtaattttaggagtATTTCAGATTTTAGCGTCGTTGTTCAGAATTCTGTTGGACGGAAGATAAACGTGAAACTTAAACGGATGGGGAATTTCGTAAACGTTCACATGATTCCTGCATCATGGTCGCCAGGTGGTGGACTTCTGGGTTGTAAAATCGTCGAACTTACAGAAAATGCGATGTGA